TCGGCGGCAGTTTTTTTCTATCACAACAGTTGACAGCGGCGGTCGGGTCATATAATTTCTTCACCTTATTTCTGAACCGGAAAGAGTTGTAGATGAAGACATTTGTAGCAAACGAAAACGATATTCAACGGGAATGGTTCGTAGTGGATGCAATGGATAAGCCGGCGGGGCGTCTGGCCGTGTTCATTGCCGATATTCTTCGCGGCCGCAATAAACCGACCTATACGCCGCACGTTGATACCGGCGCTTTTGTGGTTGTGGTGAACGCCGACAAAGTAAAGCTGACCGGCAACAAAGAGCAGAATAAAATTTATCAGGATTACACCGGCTACAGCAGTGGTTTGAAAGAACGTTCTGCCGCTGTGATCCGGCAGAAAAATCCAACGCGCATTCTCATGCAGGCTGTTGAAGGCATGCTGCCGAATAACCGCCTGATGCGCCGCACGATTAAACGCCTGAAAGTTTACGCCGGACCGGTTCATCCGCACGCCGCGCAACAGGTGAAAGTTCTTGAATTTAACGGTTAATGAAGGAGTAGATTGTGGTAGCAGCGAAAAAAACCGATGAATTTGCCGCAACCGGACGGCGCAAAACGTCTGTGGCGCGTGTCCGCCTTGTAAAAGGTTCCGGTACGATTGTCATTAACGGCAAAAATATTAACGAATACTTTGATACAAAAGATATGATTGATACCGTTCGCCGTCCGCTAATTCTTACCGGTCGCGAAGAACAGTATAACGTCACCGTTTCCGTTAGAGGCGGCGGAAAAGTCGGACAGTGCGGTGCGGTCGCTCACGGCGCATCCCGTGCACTTGTAAACGCGGAAGAGGAACTGAAACCGATTTTAAAAAAAGCCGGTATGCTCACCCGCGATGCGCGTATGAAAGAACGCAAAAAACCGGGACAGCCCGGTGCGCGCAAACGCTTCCAGTTCTCAAAACGTTAAGCCGTTTACCGGTTCAAAAGATTTTGTATTTAAACCCCGGAAACTCCCGGGGTTTTTAATTTTCATTTCGTAAACCGCCAAGCCGCCAGGAAGATTTTTAACAGAAGGTCGCAAAGGGCGCGAAGTAAATTTCATTGGTGGAACGGGCGCTCCGCGCACGTTCTAAACGCGCCCGGAGGTCGCGTTCCACCCTTTGTGATCTTCGCGATCTTCTGTTTAAATCTCTTTCCATTAATTTATCCTGTCAAAAATTTCCTGCAGAAATCTTTTGTGCTTTTTTGTGTTCTTTGTGGCGATTAATCCGCGTACATTCCCGAATCGCAGGCAGAGTGTATCGGCCGCTCTTTTGCTTCGGCGAGAGGGAGGAAAGTCCGGACTCCGCAGGGCAGGACGTCCCGTGGTTAACGCGGGAACGCCGGTGCCATATCGCCGGTGATGGAAAGTGCCGCAGAAAATAAACCGCCCGCCCGCACTTTGTGCGGGAAGCACTAAGTTCGAAAGTTTCGGATTTCGTAATTCGGATTTAGAATTTCCCGCTTTGCGGGATGGGTAAGGGTGAAATGGTGGGGTAAGAGCCCACCGCTCCGCTGGTGACAGCGGAGGCAGGGTAAACCCCGTCCGGAGCAAGATCAAATAGGGGACAAGGAGCGGCCCGCTCCGTTTGAGTCCCGGGTAGGATCGCATTAGATAAATGGTCGACTCCGCAAGGAGAACAGAATCCGGCTTACCGCTCTGCTTGCGTTTTTTTCTTAACCGCGAATGAAATATTTCCATTGAACCGCGAAGGAACGCAGAGATCACAAAAATTAGTCATAGTTAAAGCCTGGCTGTAATTTTTTGTATCGCGCTGAAATCGTGAATCGATTTTATTCGCGAACATTCGCGCCTATTCGTGGTTTAAATAATGTTTTGAATCGCCCCATTGATTGAAGCCGATGGTTTCGCCGATCGATTGAATGCGCCGGATTAAATTTTCGCGGCTGGAGGCGGAGTTTTCGTCGAGGCAGGGTTTGTTGTCGTAAAGAGTGTAGGCGGGACGGAATTGTGTTTCGGTGACGTTAGGCATGATGACGTTTGCGCCGCAGAGCAGGCCGAGTTCGCGTCCGTCGTCCTGCAGCGCTTGTAGCGCCGTTGTGGTGGCAATATTGACGTCTTTTAAAACGATGCGCGTAACGGCGATCATTTTCAGTCCGGCGGTAAGGGCCGCGCGGCGCTGTTCACTGTTAAACGCCGGAATTTCTGCGCCGAGCGGCGTATCATGATGCGGAATGAACGGACCCATGCCGACCATATCAATATCCATCTGCTGCATGAAAAGAATATCGTTTGCCAAATCTGCGGCGGTTTGATTGGGCAGCCCGATCATGACACCGGTGCCGACCTGATATCCGGTTTTTCGCAGCAGTTTGAGGCAGTGTTTACGCGCTTCAAAATCGTGATCTGCCGGATGCAGCTGCCGGTACAATTCCGGATTGGTGGTTTCGATACGCAGCAGATACCGGTGCGCGCCGGCGGCGCGCCAGCGCCGGTAGGTTTCCTCGGTCTGTTCACCGAGCGACAGGGTGATGCCGAGCTTGCCTGCGGTCTCTTTGTTCAATCTCCGCAAAATCCGCTCAATCATTTCAATGTAGTTTTTATCCTGCCGTTCACCGGACTGAATGACAGCGGAGCCGTAATCATTTTCAAATGCCCACAATGCTTCGCGGACGATTTCTTCTTCGTCCATTTGAAAACGCCGGACGTTTTGGTTGTCGCGCCGGATTCCGCAGTAATAACAGTTTTTTGTGCAGATGTTGCTGCATTCAATCAGTCCGCGAAAATAGACGGTGCGCCCGACATATTTTATTTTGACGCGATATGCACAATCATAAAGCGCTTGCAGTTCCGCCGGGGTTTGAATTTCCAGCAGCGCGCAGATTTCCGCCGGCGATAATTTTTGATCGCGCTCGGCTTTTTCTAAAATGGATTGAATTGAATTCATGAATGGAGATTTTTTTAGACAGGATAACAGGATTGTCGGAAAAGATTTTTTACAGAAAGAAACGAAGGGAAACAAAGAGTAGACGCGACGCCCTCGTCGCGTTTCACGCACGCAGAGAACGCGACGAGGGCGTCGCGTCTACTTTCTTTTTTCTTTGCTAAGCTCATCCTGTTATCCGGTCAAAAATAAAGGTCACGCGCGCCGGTTTTTATTTGTTCGATGCGTGCCAGGAGCGTGGTCTTCTGGTCGCCGGGAATTTTTGCGAGTTCGCGTTCGATCTGCTGAATTCCGGCGGTGCGGGTTTCCGGCGAGGCGTAATCTTCGAGATATTCAAGAAAGGTTAGCACTGCGTTCGGTGTGCAGAAGCGTTTAACAAATCCCGGCACGGCAAACTCCATGAAGTGTTCGCCGGTACGTCCGAGCCGGTAACAGCCGGTGCAGAAGCTCGGAATGTAATCGGCTTCGCATAGTTCGCGAATGACCTGATCGAGCGGGCGTCCGTCGTTCAAAACAAACTGGCTGCGCTTATCTGAATCCTGTTCCTGTGCATAGGCGCCGACACCGATATTCGAACCGGCGTCGATCTGCGAAACGCCGAGACGGATCACTTCGTTACGGATGGCGACGGGTTCGCGGCAGGTGAGAATGAGCCCGGTATAGGGCACGGCGAGGCGCAGAATGGCAACGAGGCGCTTAAAGTCGGCATCGCTGACAGCGTAGGGCGGCTGATTGCATAATGCAGTGTCGAGCGCCGGCTCGATGCGCGGGAATGAAATGGTGTGCGGTCCGACATTGAACCGCTCTTCAAGATGAATCGTGTGATGCAGCAGCGCCATAATTTCAAACCGCCAGTCGAAAAGTCCGAGCAGTGCACCGAGTCCGATATCGTCGATGCCGGCCTCCTGCGCGCGGTCGAGTCCGTAGAGCCGCCAGAGAAAATCCTTTTTGGGTCCGGACGGATGCATTGCAGCGTACGTTGCCTGATGATAGGTTTCCTGAAAAATCTGATAGGTGCCGATGCCGGCGGATTTCACAACGTGATAACCCTCCACATCAAGCGGCGCGGCATTGATGTTCACGCGCCGGATTTCACCGTTGCCGTGTTTCTGCGCGTACACTTCTTTAACGGTGTCGTGAATAAACTGCGCATCGTATTCGGAATGTTCGCCGTAAACGAGAATCAGCCGTTTATGTCCGCGCGAAACGAGCGCTTCAACTTCGCGGTCGAGTTCCGGCAGGGTCAGGGTTTTGCGCGTTACCGCGGTGTTGGAACACCTGAATCCGCAATATCTGCAGTTGTTGATACATTTATTACCGACATACAGCGGCGCAAAAAGAACAATGCGGTTGCCATACACCTTTTCTTTCAGTTCGCGTGCCGCCGCAAAAATTTCTTCGATCAGCGCCGGATCTTCGGCGTTACTCAGCACCGCCATTTCTTCCGGCTCCAGCCGGTTTTTGGCGAGCGATTTTGCGATGATGTCCCGCACGCGTGCCGGCGCCGGATTTTTTGTCCGTTCCAGCATCGCGAAAATTTCGTTTTCGGGAATGAAGTTTTTTAGATTTGTAGAATCAATTTTCATAGAAGTGTAACCGCCAAGGCGCCAGGAATTTTATTTGGAATAGACAACTCGTTTGATGCCTTGTTTCATTAGTGGAGTATTAAAGTTCAGCAGTAAACCCAGCGAAAGATTTGTTGCTTTCAGATATGAGATTATTTGAGCGGTGTGAACCGGAGAGAGCGTTTCAACAGCTTTCAATTCAAGAATAAGAATTTCATCAATTAAAAAATCTAAACGGTTTTGTCCGACTGGATTTCCTTTGTATGTCAAATTGATTGTTTTTTGACGTTCAAAGGGAATGCTGCGCAATGTTAATTCAATCGCCAGTGCATCTTCATACACAGACTCTAAATAGCCTGGGCCAAGAGTTTTGTGAACTTCGATGCAGGCATCAATAACTGCAGAGGTAAGTTCATCAGCTTTTGGGGATGGTTCGTTCATAATGAGTTCCTTTCATGGCGTCTTGGCGGTTCAATTTAAATGGTTCTAAGACACGGTTGAGAACACCTTGAGTTTTGGAAATGCAGAGACCGTAGTTGGTGATGGGTACTCCGTCGGCGGCGCATCTTTCGATTCGCGAGAGAATTTCGCGCCGGTTGTGCATACAGCCGCCGCACTGCACAACGAGTTTATATTCATTTAAATTCACAGGGAAATCGCGTCCGGCAAATACGTCAATCTGCAGATCGGCGCCGGTATATTCGCGGAGCCAGCGTGGAATTTTTACACGTCCGATGTCATCGTCGGCAGCGTGATGCGTACAGGATTCAGCAATCAGAACGCCATCACCGGATTTCAGATTATCGACAGCCGCCGCACCGGCGGCGAGGGTTGACAGATCGCCTTTCAGCCGCGCAAAGAGAATGGAAAAGGTGGTACAGGGAATTTCCGCCGGCGTTTCGGCGATGATCTGCTTTACAACCTGAGAATCGCAGATGACAATATCCGGCGGCGTTTTCAGCCGGTTCAGCATGTGCGTGTATTCAGTCTCTTTGACGATCAGCGCGCCGGAATTCCCGTCGAGCGCATCGCGAATGGCAGAAACCTGCGGTAGAATCAGACGGCCTTTTGGCGCCTGAGCGTCAATCGGGGCAACGAACAGGGCGAGCCCGCCGTGTGGAATCAGATCGCTGACGAGTGGCGGCGGCTGAATCACTTCGTCGGGACAGACATCCAGCAGGCGGGATTTCAGTTCAGCAAGCACGCGATCACGTTCGGCGGGACGGGTGGAGTCTGCCGAAATAAAATCCGTTGAGACAGAGGCGCCCGGCTGATCACTTTTGTTTGCGATGCAAATGACCGGAATATTTTTTCCGGCCGCGCGCGCTTTAATGGCGGTTTCAAATTTGCCGGTGTTTGTGCCTTCACAGATCAGGAGAATAATATCGGCGCGGTTAAATACCTCCTCCGTTTTCGCCAGCCGTTTCCCTGCCAGTGCGGTGGAATCGTCAATTCCGGCGGTGTCGATGAGTACAACGGGGCCGAACGGCGGAAGTTCCATTGTTTTTTCAACGGTGTCGGTTGTTGTTCCCGGCTGTTCGGAAACGATGGATACCTCCTGTCCGGCGATCAGGTTTAAAAAACTGGATTTTCCGGTGTTTGTCCTGCCGAAGAGCGCGATGTGCAGGCGAAAGCTTTTCGGTGTGATGTTCATGACTGTTTACTGAGCATTGATTTTACGGAAATGCCGGGGAGGGCGCCGAGTTTGCCGGTGAGCATACCGAGATCGTCGGTGGTGGTATCGACGATGAGGGTAATGGCGGAGCAGTTGCGTTTCTCGTACGGCACTCCCATGCGCGCGATGATGATGTCGCCGAACTCTCCAAGCAGTTCATTGACTGCTGCCGCATTTATCTGCCGCTCTTCGATGATGATTCCAATGAAGCCGAGCCGTTTATTCATAGTCATTAGTTCGCCGTTATTTAGTTCCTGGTTCACGGTTCAGGGTTGATATTGAAAAACTCTGAACTCTGATTTTTTTACTCGCATAAAAAAAAGCGCTCCGCCGCAATCTGCGGCGGAGCGGGAGACGGCTGGCAGCTACGCAAACCGTTTTTCCTAAATACGCTGTTCGCCTTGGGTCAGGGCTAAACCCCTTGCCGCAGAAAACTGAGAATAAGATACATCAGTTTTTATCGTTTGTATACTTTTCGTTCCTGATAATGTGTATGTAAAAGTTCGTGAGCCTTGTGCCCCAACGGCTTGCCAAGAAAATCAGCATAGATTTTTTTGATCATCGGGTTGTGGTGTGAGCACCGCTGGACAGATTTTTCGTCATCCGTGTAGATGCCGGCTGTCCGCTTTTTACGGATTTCGTCGGTTGCACCATGCGGCTGACCGCCCCCGCCGACGCATCCGCCGCGGCATGCCATGACTTCAATGAAGTGGAACGGGGGTTCCTTACCCGCTTTTTGTGTGTCGCGAATATGATTCAGAACCGCTTCAACGTTACCCATTTGGTGTGCGACCGCGATGCGGACTTTTGTGCCTTTGATATCAATCTCGGCGGCTTTAACTCCTTCGAGTCCGCGTACTTCCTGAAATTCAACATTTTTCAGGTCTTCCTTGGTGATCAGGAAGTAGGCTGTACGCAGCGCAGCTTCCATCACGCCGCCGGTTACGCCGAAGATGGTTCCGGCACCGGAATATTCTCCGAGCAGGTTATCCGCTTCGCTTTCCGGCAGATTACGGAAATCGATGCCGGCCTGTTTGAGCATGCGGGCAAGCTCGCGGGTGGTGATGGAGAGATCGACGTCCTGACTGCCGGACGAAGTCATGGTTTCACTGCGGGAAATTTCGAACTTCTTGGCTGTGCAGGGCATGATAGAAACGACAAACATATCTTCCGGTTTTACACCGGCTTTTTCGGCATAGTAGGTTTTTGCCATCGCGCCGAGCATCTGCTGCGGCGATTTTGCCGTAGAAAAATTCGGAATAAAATCCGGTGCATATTTTTCCATATAGTCGGTCCATGCCGGACAGCAGGAGGTAATTTGCGGCAGAACTCCGCCTTCGGTGAAACGTTTCACAAACTCGGCGCCTTCCTCCATAATAGTCAGGTCGGCTGAGAAGCTTGTATCGAACACGGCGTTAAAACCAAGGCGGCGCAGTGCGGTGTAGAGCTGGCCGGTGAGCAGCGCGCCGGGTTCATAACCGAACGCTTCGCCGATGGCAACGCGCACCGCCGGTGCAATCTGAACTACGCAGTGCTTATTGCTGATCAATTCACGCCAGACGGTACTTGTTTGGTCGTTTTCGTAGATTGCGCCAACCGGACAATGCGCGGAGCACTGCCCGCACTTGATACACGGACTTTCGTTGAGAGTCACATCTGCGGTCGGGGCAATACGCATGTTTTCGCCGCGTCCGATAAATTCGAGAGCCCAGACGTTTTGCATGTCCTGACAGACCTTTACGCAGCGTCCACAGGAGATACACTTTTCCGGATTTAAAACAATCGAGCCGGTAGAATTATCAATCGGCAGATCGCGCAGGCGCTTCTCAAACGGCACCTCACGGATACCGAACTCTGCGGCGAGTGTCTGGAGCTCGCAGTTTCCGTTGCGTCCGCACTGCAGACAGTCATTCGGATGCGTGGAAAGGATCAGCTCAAGCACAGTCCGGCGCACTTTCACGATTTCAGCATCGTGCGTGGTTACTTTCATGCCGGGGCTGACCGCCGTTGCGCAGGCGCGCAGCATTTTCGGCGAACCTGCCACTTTGACGACACAGATACCGCACGCCGCCCAGGCTTCCAGATCGCTGTGATAGCAGAGTTTCGGGATTCGCACACCAACCTGTTTGGCGGCTTCGAGAATGGTGGTTCCCGGTTTGACTGAAACCGGCATCCCGTTAATTTCAAGTTCGAGCATATTCATTCATGTTCTCCAAATTACCGTTTTACGATGGCATCGAATTTACAGGCGGTGTAACACTGTCCGCATTTAATACATTTTGCCGGATCGATCACATGCGGCTTTTTCACTTCGCCGGCGATGCATGACACCGGACAAACACGTGCACAGGCGGTGCAGCCGACGCATTTGTCAGCGATGATCGTGTACGTCAGCATTTCTTTACATTTTCCGGCAGGGCATTTTTTGTCGAAGATATGCGCGCGGTATTCCTCTGCAAAGTACTTCATGGTCGACATCACCGGATTCGGCGCTGTCTGACCGAGTCCGCAGAGGGATGCTTTGCGCATGGCGTGGCCGATTTCATTCAGCTTATCCAGATCTTCCGGCTCGCCGTTGCCTTTAGAAATCCGGTCAAGGATGTTATAGCAGGTACGTCCGCCGACGCGGCACGGGGCGCATTTGCCGCACGATTCATCGACGGTAAACTCGAGATAAAACTTCGTCACATCGACCATGCAATCATCTTCGTCCATCACGATCATACCGCCGGAACCCATCATGGATCCGATCTCCTGCAGTGTTTCGTAATCGATCGGCGTATCGATAAACTCCGGCGTGATACATCCGCCGGACGGACCGCCGGTCTGCGCAGCTTTGAACTTTTTACCGTTCGGAATTCCGCCGCCGATATCATAGATGATATCACGCAGCGTGGTGCCCATCGGAACTTCAATCAGACCGGAGTTATTGATTTTTCCGGTGAGCGCAAACACTTTTGTTCCTTTGGATGTCGCTGTGCCGATGCTGTTGAACCATTGGCTGCCCTTCAGCAGAATCACCGGAATATTGGCATAGGTTTCAACATTGTTGATCACCGTCGGTTTGCCCCACAGACCTTTTACAGCCGGGAAGGGCGGGCGCGGAATCGGCATGCCGCGGTTCCCTTCGATCGACGCAAGCAGTGCGGTTTCTTCACCGCAAACAAACGCGCCGGCACCGAGCCGCAGTTCGATATGGAATGAAAAATCGGTGCCGAGAATGGCGTCACCAAGCAGTCCGAGTTCTGTTGACTGTTTAATCGCATTGTTCAAACGCTCAATCGCCAGCGGATATTCGGCGCGGATGTAAATGAAACCTTTATTGGCGCCAACGGTATAGCCGGCAATCGTCATTGCTTCCAGAATGGAGTGGGGGTCGCCCTCAAGTACACTGCGGTCCATATATGCGCCGGGATCGCCTTCATCGGCATTACATACAATGTATTTTTGATCAGCCGGCGTATCTTTCGTGAACTGCCATTTGCGCCCGGTCGGGAACCCGGCGCCGCCGCGGCCGCGCAAGCCAGAATCGCTGATTTCTTTCAAAACGTCGTCCGGCGTCATTTCGAACAGTGCTTTTTCCAGTGCGGCATACCCGTCGCGGGCGATATACTCTTCGATAATTTCCGGATTAATGACGGCGCAGTTACGCAGTACAACGCGAAGCTGTTTGCGGTAAAAACTGATTTCGCCGGCGCGCGGATCCCCTTGCGGCTTATCCTCTTTATAAACCAGACGCTCAACCTGGCGGCCTTTAATGATGTGCTCGTGAACAATCTCTTTTGCATCTTCCGGTCCCACTTTCACATAAAACGTTTCGTCCGGCAGGATCTTGACAATCGGTCCCTGTTCACAGAAGCCGAAACAGCCGGTTTTTACCAGCTGTGCTTCGGCGTTGGCGCCGGTTTCTTTCAGCAGTTTCGCAAGCTCTTCGTAGAGCGCCTTGCCCTTGTTCGATTCGCACGCGGTGCCCGCGCACACCAGGATGTAGTTTTTATATGCCATGATTATTTCGTCCCGTTAATAATGTCGATCGAAGGTTTATCAAAAATATGATCGCTGACGAGCGTGCCGGCCCGGATGTGCTCATTGATGATTCGCCGCGCCGTTTTTTCATCCACGTTGCCGTACACCACGGTCGGCATGCCGTTGACAATAACCTCTACCGTCGGCTCAGAAAAGCAGAGTCCCATGCATCCGGTTTGACGAACAGTGATGTCGGCAACACCCTCTTTATTCATTTCGTCAAGTACTGCATCAAACACCGCTTTTGCACCGGCGGCGATTCCGCATGTGCCCATTCCGATGATAATCTCGCCGCGCTTATCTTCCTCATTGCGCTGTGCC
The Kiritimatiellales bacterium DNA segment above includes these coding regions:
- the rplM gene encoding 50S ribosomal protein L13 — encoded protein: MKTFVANENDIQREWFVVDAMDKPAGRLAVFIADILRGRNKPTYTPHVDTGAFVVVVNADKVKLTGNKEQNKIYQDYTGYSSGLKERSAAVIRQKNPTRILMQAVEGMLPNNRLMRRTIKRLKVYAGPVHPHAAQQVKVLEFNG
- the rpsI gene encoding 30S ribosomal protein S9; this translates as MVAAKKTDEFAATGRRKTSVARVRLVKGSGTIVINGKNINEYFDTKDMIDTVRRPLILTGREEQYNVTVSVRGGGKVGQCGAVAHGASRALVNAEEELKPILKKAGMLTRDARMKERKKPGQPGARKRFQFSKR
- the hydE gene encoding [FeFe] hydrogenase H-cluster radical SAM maturase HydE, with the translated sequence MNSIQSILEKAERDQKLSPAEICALLEIQTPAELQALYDCAYRVKIKYVGRTVYFRGLIECSNICTKNCYYCGIRRDNQNVRRFQMDEEEIVREALWAFENDYGSAVIQSGERQDKNYIEMIERILRRLNKETAGKLGITLSLGEQTEETYRRWRAAGAHRYLLRIETTNPELYRQLHPADHDFEARKHCLKLLRKTGYQVGTGVMIGLPNQTAADLANDILFMQQMDIDMVGMGPFIPHHDTPLGAEIPAFNSEQRRAALTAGLKMIAVTRIVLKDVNIATTTALQALQDDGRELGLLCGANVIMPNVTETQFRPAYTLYDNKPCLDENSASSRENLIRRIQSIGETIGFNQWGDSKHYLNHE
- the hydG gene encoding [FeFe] hydrogenase H-cluster radical SAM maturase HydG, which produces MKIDSTNLKNFIPENEIFAMLERTKNPAPARVRDIIAKSLAKNRLEPEEMAVLSNAEDPALIEEIFAAARELKEKVYGNRIVLFAPLYVGNKCINNCRYCGFRCSNTAVTRKTLTLPELDREVEALVSRGHKRLILVYGEHSEYDAQFIHDTVKEVYAQKHGNGEIRRVNINAAPLDVEGYHVVKSAGIGTYQIFQETYHQATYAAMHPSGPKKDFLWRLYGLDRAQEAGIDDIGLGALLGLFDWRFEIMALLHHTIHLEERFNVGPHTISFPRIEPALDTALCNQPPYAVSDADFKRLVAILRLAVPYTGLILTCREPVAIRNEVIRLGVSQIDAGSNIGVGAYAQEQDSDKRSQFVLNDGRPLDQVIRELCEADYIPSFCTGCYRLGRTGEHFMEFAVPGFVKRFCTPNAVLTFLEYLEDYASPETRTAGIQQIERELAKIPGDQKTTLLARIEQIKTGARDLYF
- a CDS encoding GxxExxY protein — its product is MNEPSPKADELTSAVIDACIEVHKTLGPGYLESVYEDALAIELTLRSIPFERQKTINLTYKGNPVGQNRLDFLIDEILILELKAVETLSPVHTAQIISYLKATNLSLGLLLNFNTPLMKQGIKRVVYSK
- the hydF gene encoding [FeFe] hydrogenase H-cluster maturation GTPase HydF, giving the protein MNITPKSFRLHIALFGRTNTGKSSFLNLIAGQEVSIVSEQPGTTTDTVEKTMELPPFGPVVLIDTAGIDDSTALAGKRLAKTEEVFNRADIILLICEGTNTGKFETAIKARAAGKNIPVICIANKSDQPGASVSTDFISADSTRPAERDRVLAELKSRLLDVCPDEVIQPPPLVSDLIPHGGLALFVAPIDAQAPKGRLILPQVSAIRDALDGNSGALIVKETEYTHMLNRLKTPPDIVICDSQVVKQIIAETPAEIPCTTFSILFARLKGDLSTLAAGAAAVDNLKSGDGVLIAESCTHHAADDDIGRVKIPRWLREYTGADLQIDVFAGRDFPVNLNEYKLVVQCGGCMHNRREILSRIERCAADGVPITNYGLCISKTQGVLNRVLEPFKLNRQDAMKGTHYERTIPKS
- a CDS encoding TM1266 family iron-only hydrogenase system putative regulator, translating into MTMNKRLGFIGIIIEERQINAAAVNELLGEFGDIIIARMGVPYEKRNCSAITLIVDTTTDDLGMLTGKLGALPGISVKSMLSKQS
- a CDS encoding NADH-dependent [FeFe] hydrogenase, group A6 codes for the protein MNMLELEINGMPVSVKPGTTILEAAKQVGVRIPKLCYHSDLEAWAACGICVVKVAGSPKMLRACATAVSPGMKVTTHDAEIVKVRRTVLELILSTHPNDCLQCGRNGNCELQTLAAEFGIREVPFEKRLRDLPIDNSTGSIVLNPEKCISCGRCVKVCQDMQNVWALEFIGRGENMRIAPTADVTLNESPCIKCGQCSAHCPVGAIYENDQTSTVWRELISNKHCVVQIAPAVRVAIGEAFGYEPGALLTGQLYTALRRLGFNAVFDTSFSADLTIMEEGAEFVKRFTEGGVLPQITSCCPAWTDYMEKYAPDFIPNFSTAKSPQQMLGAMAKTYYAEKAGVKPEDMFVVSIMPCTAKKFEISRSETMTSSGSQDVDLSITTRELARMLKQAGIDFRNLPESEADNLLGEYSGAGTIFGVTGGVMEAALRTAYFLITKEDLKNVEFQEVRGLEGVKAAEIDIKGTKVRIAVAHQMGNVEAVLNHIRDTQKAGKEPPFHFIEVMACRGGCVGGGGQPHGATDEIRKKRTAGIYTDDEKSVQRCSHHNPMIKKIYADFLGKPLGHKAHELLHTHYQERKVYKR
- a CDS encoding NADH-quinone oxidoreductase subunit NuoF, with the protein product MAYKNYILVCAGTACESNKGKALYEELAKLLKETGANAEAQLVKTGCFGFCEQGPIVKILPDETFYVKVGPEDAKEIVHEHIIKGRQVERLVYKEDKPQGDPRAGEISFYRKQLRVVLRNCAVINPEIIEEYIARDGYAALEKALFEMTPDDVLKEISDSGLRGRGGAGFPTGRKWQFTKDTPADQKYIVCNADEGDPGAYMDRSVLEGDPHSILEAMTIAGYTVGANKGFIYIRAEYPLAIERLNNAIKQSTELGLLGDAILGTDFSFHIELRLGAGAFVCGEETALLASIEGNRGMPIPRPPFPAVKGLWGKPTVINNVETYANIPVILLKGSQWFNSIGTATSKGTKVFALTGKINNSGLIEVPMGTTLRDIIYDIGGGIPNGKKFKAAQTGGPSGGCITPEFIDTPIDYETLQEIGSMMGSGGMIVMDEDDCMVDVTKFYLEFTVDESCGKCAPCRVGGRTCYNILDRISKGNGEPEDLDKLNEIGHAMRKASLCGLGQTAPNPVMSTMKYFAEEYRAHIFDKKCPAGKCKEMLTYTIIADKCVGCTACARVCPVSCIAGEVKKPHVIDPAKCIKCGQCYTACKFDAIVKR
- a CDS encoding (2Fe-2S) ferredoxin domain-containing protein, with protein sequence MAKLTLDDLRKLRDEKKKSMAQRNEEDKRGEIIIGMGTCGIAAGAKAVFDAVLDEMNKEGVADITVRQTGCMGLCFSEPTVEVIVNGMPTVVYGNVDEKTARRIINEHIRAGTLVSDHIFDKPSIDIINGTK